Proteins encoded within one genomic window of Eurosta solidaginis isolate ZX-2024a chromosome 1, ASM4086904v1, whole genome shotgun sequence:
- the Hexim gene encoding uro-adherence factor A isoform X1 has translation MENPIKKDAMLHDSQVNPANFGSTEGTPLTSNSASPNKKISQQQQQQQPQKTKRKHRRGKPKAKNANKPYKKSNWKFQVPRPNFNGGGGGGGGGGSGGGMNNRNGARPKILRSRSLVPYNTNKFLMEEHLAEVPSSLLTPSGRTRDSSFSVDSEDNYFFSLPEDEEEFLTKEFANVYEKARVERLENLTKEQLIEECLQIEDRYSSDQGRQQQLNVQRISAEFMSKIRILEEKVRELSRENYNLRCQLMRSAAVAVASAAAASPPSAAPPTGAACEPTPMDSSSVDSESDSSSSSSSSSSSNHSGALGDSQQRNNNPHQRRQRRSCSSPSSLSDYEAFNDIAQMGSGNEEEVDAVLTGDMNEKSSESAADLATDATTDEIRQSYELDCSYVQLPAPTSGVNDSCIADVAVMDDEEFPSFSPILDGAGSTANEHETTSDNIKLRKN, from the exons ATGCCATGCTTCATGACAGCCAAGTTAATCCCGCGAACTTCGGAAGTACGGAGGGAACTCCCCTTACTTCGAATTCAGCTTCACCCAACAAAAAAATCtctcaacagcagcagcaacaacaaccacaaaaaaCCAAACGTAAACACCGTCGTGGCAAACCAAAGGCCAAGAATGCAAATAAACCATACAAGAAATCGAATTGGAAGTTTCAGGTACCACGACCAAACTTCAatggcggtggtggtggtggggGAGGAGGTGGCAGTGGTGGTGGTATGAATAATAGGAATGGAGCAAGACCCAAAATACTTCGTTCACGCTCACTGGTACCATACAATACGAATAAGTTTCTCATGGAGGAGCATTTGGCAGAAGTGCCCAGTTCACTATTGACACCCTCGGGACGTACACGCGACTCCAGTTTTTCTGTCGATTCGGAAGATAATTACTTTTTCTCGTTGCCCGAAGATGAGGAAGAGTTTCTTACGAAGGAATTTGCCAATGTCTATGAGAAGGCGCGAGTTGAACGTTTAGAAAATTTAACTAAAGAGCAATTAATTGAGGAATGCTTGCAAATTGAAGATCGCTATTCATCAGATCAAGGAAGACAGCAACAATTAAATGTGCAGCGTATTAGCGCGGAGTTTATGTCGAAAATACGCATTTTGGAAGAAAAAGTTCGTGAACTATCGCGTGAGAATTATA attTACGATGCCAATTAATGCGTTCAGCAGCTGTGGCTGTCGCCTCAGCAGCAGCTGCATCTCCTCCCTCTGCTGCCCCACCTACAGGTGCTGCTTGCGAACCCACACCAATGGACTCTTCTAGCGTGGATAGTGAAAGTGATAGCTCTAGCTCATCCTCGTCCTCATCGTCATCTAATCACAGTGGAGCCTTGGGTGATAGTCAACAACGTAACAATAATCCACATCAACGACGTCAACGTCGCAGCTGTTCATCACCTAGTTCGCTAAGCGATTATGAAGCGTTTAATGACATCGCACAAATGGGCAGCGGTAACGAAGAAGAAGTAGATGCAGTGCTGACAGGTGACATGAATGAAAAATCTTCAGAGAGTGCAGCTGATTTAGCCACAGATGCCACTACTGATGAAATTCGTCAATCTTATGAATTAGACTGCTCGTATGTACAGTTGCCAGCGCCAACGAGTGGCGTTAATGACAGCTGCATTGCTGACGTTGCGGTAATGGATGATGAGGAGTTTCCTTCCTTTTCACCTATTTTAGATGGTGCGGGAAGCACAGCAAATGAACATGAAACAACTTCAGATAATATAAAGCTGCGAAAAAATTAG
- the Hexim gene encoding uro-adherence factor A isoform X2, with protein sequence MLHDSQVNPANFGSTEGTPLTSNSASPNKKISQQQQQQQPQKTKRKHRRGKPKAKNANKPYKKSNWKFQVPRPNFNGGGGGGGGGGSGGGMNNRNGARPKILRSRSLVPYNTNKFLMEEHLAEVPSSLLTPSGRTRDSSFSVDSEDNYFFSLPEDEEEFLTKEFANVYEKARVERLENLTKEQLIEECLQIEDRYSSDQGRQQQLNVQRISAEFMSKIRILEEKVRELSRENYNLRCQLMRSAAVAVASAAAASPPSAAPPTGAACEPTPMDSSSVDSESDSSSSSSSSSSSNHSGALGDSQQRNNNPHQRRQRRSCSSPSSLSDYEAFNDIAQMGSGNEEEVDAVLTGDMNEKSSESAADLATDATTDEIRQSYELDCSYVQLPAPTSGVNDSCIADVAVMDDEEFPSFSPILDGAGSTANEHETTSDNIKLRKN encoded by the exons ATGCTTCATGACAGCCAAGTTAATCCCGCGAACTTCGGAAGTACGGAGGGAACTCCCCTTACTTCGAATTCAGCTTCACCCAACAAAAAAATCtctcaacagcagcagcaacaacaaccacaaaaaaCCAAACGTAAACACCGTCGTGGCAAACCAAAGGCCAAGAATGCAAATAAACCATACAAGAAATCGAATTGGAAGTTTCAGGTACCACGACCAAACTTCAatggcggtggtggtggtggggGAGGAGGTGGCAGTGGTGGTGGTATGAATAATAGGAATGGAGCAAGACCCAAAATACTTCGTTCACGCTCACTGGTACCATACAATACGAATAAGTTTCTCATGGAGGAGCATTTGGCAGAAGTGCCCAGTTCACTATTGACACCCTCGGGACGTACACGCGACTCCAGTTTTTCTGTCGATTCGGAAGATAATTACTTTTTCTCGTTGCCCGAAGATGAGGAAGAGTTTCTTACGAAGGAATTTGCCAATGTCTATGAGAAGGCGCGAGTTGAACGTTTAGAAAATTTAACTAAAGAGCAATTAATTGAGGAATGCTTGCAAATTGAAGATCGCTATTCATCAGATCAAGGAAGACAGCAACAATTAAATGTGCAGCGTATTAGCGCGGAGTTTATGTCGAAAATACGCATTTTGGAAGAAAAAGTTCGTGAACTATCGCGTGAGAATTATA attTACGATGCCAATTAATGCGTTCAGCAGCTGTGGCTGTCGCCTCAGCAGCAGCTGCATCTCCTCCCTCTGCTGCCCCACCTACAGGTGCTGCTTGCGAACCCACACCAATGGACTCTTCTAGCGTGGATAGTGAAAGTGATAGCTCTAGCTCATCCTCGTCCTCATCGTCATCTAATCACAGTGGAGCCTTGGGTGATAGTCAACAACGTAACAATAATCCACATCAACGACGTCAACGTCGCAGCTGTTCATCACCTAGTTCGCTAAGCGATTATGAAGCGTTTAATGACATCGCACAAATGGGCAGCGGTAACGAAGAAGAAGTAGATGCAGTGCTGACAGGTGACATGAATGAAAAATCTTCAGAGAGTGCAGCTGATTTAGCCACAGATGCCACTACTGATGAAATTCGTCAATCTTATGAATTAGACTGCTCGTATGTACAGTTGCCAGCGCCAACGAGTGGCGTTAATGACAGCTGCATTGCTGACGTTGCGGTAATGGATGATGAGGAGTTTCCTTCCTTTTCACCTATTTTAGATGGTGCGGGAAGCACAGCAAATGAACATGAAACAACTTCAGATAATATAAAGCTGCGAAAAAATTAG